Proteins encoded by one window of Streptomyces sp. LX-29:
- a CDS encoding 3'-5' exonuclease — translation MPRWFEGPLAAFDTETTGVDVERDRIVSAALVVQRTAGGVPEVRRWLVSPGVPVPPEATAIHGLTEEHLQRHGRWPAPVMEEVARALAQQSARATPLVVMNAPFDLTLLDRELKRHRNASLAGYLSIHPLCVLDPYVLDKHLDRYRKGRRTLTDLCAHYGVELTGAHEAAADATAALDVVRAIGRRFAEQLEPLSVAELHTRQAVWYAAQARGLQAWFARNGSEATCDPAWPLRPDLPAVA, via the coding sequence ATGCCGCGCTGGTTCGAGGGGCCGCTGGCCGCCTTCGACACGGAGACCACGGGTGTGGATGTCGAGCGGGATCGGATCGTGTCGGCGGCGCTGGTCGTGCAGCGCACGGCCGGTGGCGTTCCGGAGGTTCGGCGCTGGCTGGTGAGTCCGGGCGTACCGGTGCCGCCGGAGGCGACCGCGATACACGGACTGACCGAAGAGCACCTCCAGCGCCACGGCCGGTGGCCGGCGCCGGTGATGGAGGAGGTGGCGCGGGCGCTGGCGCAGCAGTCCGCGCGCGCCACACCGCTGGTGGTGATGAACGCGCCGTTCGACCTGACGTTGTTGGACCGCGAGCTGAAGCGGCACCGCAACGCCTCGTTGGCCGGCTATCTGTCGATACATCCGCTGTGCGTGCTGGACCCGTACGTGCTGGACAAACATCTGGACCGGTACCGCAAGGGTCGCCGCACGCTGACCGATCTGTGCGCGCACTACGGGGTGGAGCTGACGGGGGCTCACGAGGCCGCCGCCGACGCCACCGCCGCCCTGGACGTGGTACGGGCCATAGGCCGCCGCTTCGCCGAGCAGCTGGAGCCGCTCAGCGTCGCCGAGCTGCACACCCGCCAGGCGGTCTGGTACGCGGCGCAGGCGCGTGGGCTCCAGGCGTGGTTCGCGCGCAACGGCTCCGAGGCGACCTGCGATCCGGCCTGGCCGCTGCGTCCGGACCTGCCCGCCGTGGCCTAG
- a CDS encoding SRPBCC family protein, protein MDWSRYRFHSRWDLDAPPGEVYAALAAPEGYPLWWPQVREANRTGADRGTLRFRSLIPYDLTVTLDGAHEDSEARVLWIALHGDLEGWARWTVRDRGAGSLAVFDQDVVVRKALLRWLSVPGRPVFRANHALMMRAGRRGLRARLAAAGADRGPARGRGPYAV, encoded by the coding sequence ATGGACTGGAGTCGCTACCGCTTTCACAGCCGCTGGGACCTCGACGCGCCGCCGGGCGAGGTCTACGCGGCGCTCGCGGCCCCCGAGGGGTACCCGCTGTGGTGGCCGCAGGTGCGCGAGGCGAACCGCACCGGCGCGGACCGCGGCACCCTCCGTTTCCGCTCCCTGATCCCGTACGACCTGACGGTGACCCTCGACGGCGCGCATGAGGACTCCGAGGCGCGGGTGCTGTGGATCGCCCTCCACGGCGACCTGGAGGGCTGGGCGCGCTGGACGGTACGGGACCGGGGCGCCGGCAGCCTGGCCGTCTTCGATCAGGACGTGGTGGTGCGCAAGGCGCTGCTGCGGTGGCTGTCGGTCCCCGGCCGGCCCGTCTTCCGGGCCAACCACGCCCTGATGATGCGGGCCGGGCGGCGTGGACTGCGGGCCCGTCTGGCGGCCGCCGGGGCGGATCGGGGCCCCGCGCGGGGGCGCGGTCCGTACGCGGTTTGA
- a CDS encoding TIGR02611 family protein has product MNAESDERQEVAAAAAGAATGDGATGEPALGSKAPQFIKRHRTLHVSWQVGVFIVGLAVVIVGIIMLPLPGPGWVVIFGGMAIWATEFVWAQLVLRWTKRKVTEAAQRALDPRVRKRNIILTTIALVICAAAMAVYVVKFGLVMPWKIEE; this is encoded by the coding sequence ATGAATGCGGAGAGTGACGAGCGGCAGGAGGTCGCCGCCGCGGCGGCCGGGGCCGCTACGGGGGACGGCGCGACGGGAGAGCCCGCCCTGGGCTCCAAGGCGCCGCAGTTCATCAAGCGGCACCGGACCCTGCACGTGAGCTGGCAGGTCGGCGTCTTCATCGTGGGTCTCGCGGTCGTGATCGTGGGCATCATCATGCTGCCGCTGCCCGGCCCCGGCTGGGTGGTGATCTTCGGTGGCATGGCGATCTGGGCGACCGAGTTCGTCTGGGCGCAGCTCGTGCTGCGCTGGACGAAGCGCAAGGTCACCGAGGCGGCGCAGCGCGCGCTGGACCCCAGGGTGCGCAAGCGGAACATCATCCTGACCACCATCGCGCTGGTGATCTGCGCGGCGGCGATGGCGGTCTACGTGGTGAAGTTCGGCCTCGTGATGCCGTGGAAGATCGAGGAGTGA
- a CDS encoding SsgA family sporulation/cell division regulator has translation MNTTVSCELHLRLVVSSESSLPVPAGLRYDTADPYAVHATFHTGAEETVEWVFARDLLAEGLHRPTGTGDVRVWPSRSHGQGVVCIALSSPEGEALLEAPARALESFLKRTDAAVPPGTEHRHFDLDTELSHILAES, from the coding sequence ATGAACACCACGGTCAGCTGCGAGCTGCACCTGCGCCTCGTTGTGTCGAGCGAGTCCTCACTGCCTGTACCCGCGGGCCTGCGGTATGACACGGCCGACCCCTACGCCGTGCACGCCACCTTCCATACCGGAGCCGAAGAGACGGTCGAATGGGTGTTCGCCCGCGACCTGCTCGCGGAGGGCCTGCACCGGCCCACCGGAACCGGCGACGTCCGCGTGTGGCCGTCCCGCAGCCACGGCCAGGGCGTCGTCTGCATCGCCCTGAGCTCCCCGGAAGGCGAGGCCCTGCTCGAAGCCCCGGCGCGGGCCCTGGAATCGTTCCTCAAGCGAACCGACGCCGCCGTGCCACCCGGCACCGAGCACCGACACTTCGACCTCGATACCGAGCTCTCCCACATCCTGGCCGAGAGCTGA
- a CDS encoding CGNR zinc finger domain-containing protein, which produces MLINHDTRCALDAVVALVNTTPEGTDQDELTDVAALRRFVEEQSISDVRSLTERDLAAVREVRARFTEVFAAEDTKATAALLNTMVAGAGTTPQLTDHDGYDWHVHYFAPGASVADHLAADGGMALAFLVVAGERERLRRCEAPDCGRAFVDLSRNRSRRYCDSRTCGNRLHVAAYRARRREAAD; this is translated from the coding sequence GTGCTGATCAATCACGACACCCGGTGCGCGCTCGACGCGGTCGTCGCCCTGGTGAACACCACGCCGGAAGGCACGGACCAGGACGAGCTCACCGACGTAGCCGCCCTGCGCCGCTTCGTCGAGGAGCAGTCGATCAGCGACGTGCGAAGCCTCACGGAGCGTGACCTGGCGGCGGTCCGCGAGGTCCGCGCCCGCTTCACCGAGGTCTTCGCCGCCGAGGACACCAAGGCCACCGCCGCGCTGCTCAACACCATGGTGGCCGGCGCCGGCACCACCCCCCAGCTCACCGACCACGACGGCTACGACTGGCACGTCCACTACTTCGCGCCCGGCGCGTCGGTCGCCGACCACCTCGCCGCGGACGGCGGCATGGCCCTGGCCTTCCTGGTGGTGGCCGGCGAGCGCGAGCGGCTGCGGCGCTGCGAGGCACCGGACTGCGGACGGGCCTTCGTCGACCTGTCCCGCAACCGCTCCCGCCGCTACTGCGACAGTCGCACCTGCGGGAACCGGCTCCATGTCGC